From the genome of Halobacteriovorax marinus SJ:
TAAACCAAGCTTTGATAAAATTTCTTTCATCACTTCTTCTTTTTCTTCAACAGTAAAAACATCTAAGAACAGTAAGTTTTCAAGATCGTTGTTCTTATTAATAAGAACATTTAAATCCGTAAGCTCTTTTGCAGCATCAACTTTAGCTTCGCTAGCTAATTCGATAAGTGACTGAGCATAGGCTTTTGCAACAATTTGTTCTTTCATTACTTAACCACCAAAAGTTAGATTTCAGATACTAATTTATTAGTAACTTTATCTTTATATTCTTTGTTTTCGTTTATTTTTGATTTTGCTTTTGAAATAACTTGATCAACTAAAGATGCATTAATTGCTCTTACGGCCTGATCCTTTTCGTAAGCGACTTTTTGATCAGCATCTTCATTTAGCTTCTGAATCATATTTACTGTTTCTTCAGCATTTTGCTTTTCAAATTTTTCGATCTGCTCTTTTGTCTCTTTCATAATCTTTTCAGACTCAGACTTTAGAGAGTTCATTTTCTTTTCATACATATCAAGCTTGATTTGAGCTTCTTTGTCTTTCTCCTCAGCAACATTATAAAGAGCTTCTACTTCTTCAGCATTCTTAGTGAACGCGGCACTAATTGGCTTTCTAAGTAAAACAATCATAACGATTAAAAGAGGGACAAAGTTCCACGCAGGAAGAATAAGTTCAGAAATATGGCCACCGTGACCACCACCAGCTGCTTGAACATCAGCAACAGTTAGAATTAAAGCAATTAACTTCAACATTCTATATATCCTTATTAATTTGTTAATTTATTAACGAGATCACCAGATAAAGAATCTGCTTCTTTAAGTACATTTGCTTTATGCACTTCAAGTTCTGCCATAAATTCTTTTCTCTTTTCATCAACTTGAATATTTAATTGA
Proteins encoded in this window:
- a CDS encoding F0F1 ATP synthase subunit B family protein yields the protein MLKLIALILTVADVQAAGGGHGGHISELILPAWNFVPLLIVMIVLLRKPISAAFTKNAEEVEALYNVAEEKDKEAQIKLDMYEKKMNSLKSESEKIMKETKEQIEKFEKQNAEETVNMIQKLNEDADQKVAYEKDQAVRAINASLVDQVISKAKSKINENKEYKDKVTNKLVSEI